One genomic region from Bacilli bacterium encodes:
- a CDS encoding DEAD/DEAH box helicase yields the protein MKNVLSIRKTHDLMKDRFVDYITSQYFGENQLLLNSADELLRNNTNLFQKPFIESTPSYKKVKDGIKNSNIDEKVKKFFLALIDKKLGVFETPFKHQVDSLEQFVEGRNLFVATGTGSGKTECFMWPIIYKLVNEAINAPKTWETRGVRTIVIYPMNALVSDQIARLRSIIGDQKNEFVKFLNAFAPNERRPQFGMYTGRTPYSGNGISKKNNKEIADSYEKSYLIEDALTEEEKVEKEKDIEGLKRINKYPSINMKTFVNALRSDTPGDYDSSNDAELMLRYEMQRHCPDILITNYSMLEYMLVRKVESNIWYSTINWLNQSKDNKILIVIDEAHMYSGASGGEVAFLIRRLLSKLGINNDRIQFIMTSASMPHGSEEDMVYIRNFVEAISTCRDDTFEYNFGETEDVVLNNPIKFDVKALADLALKNDVLSDETIAQNIRIFAKEIFGEEIKNNEQLWLYKNISRYEPFVKLLNLCKGNAVSYNEMQDETIGQLDEQGNKAFENLLLLAPLAKDDGGNVLFPARIHLFFRGLNGIYACLNPECHHPHAGDDVKIGALFTREKEQCPYCHSKVFELINDRRCGALFIKTFIHKDAINAIEVNCWPRKGIDEKEELMECPLFILPPNYDLESRPKNTELAYFDFMSGKLYSRNINKKTCIRVLKSSVFDTDEVHFEACPKCGKRFKFIGLSDFKVKGNLPFYSIIKAQFDAQPMTKEPSKFLPNGGKKVLLFSDSRQSAAILARDLTKLSDADAFKKAIYLAMGKVYSSVESNELPMNYLYPAFVETSIENKLRFFYGKELDKFEEDKKRLARLLERNKRLNRKNDYSRMQSELNTPCAMYQADLIELFCSPTISFHNLGLGYIAPLKEKLEDALLDIDEPRLTEDEFIKIFLSFICQAFTDSFAFDNTVPENIRKEVKYIKGNRYGFNKYDSYINEKIKEKYPLSYSKIYDAIVQNFFRKEDEYYFLNLQTAKIVLTDADYAKWVRCKRCESIHPFSIENRCSICGSSNIEERNVKDLKQIDYWRKPIVSEEIIKSLNTEEHTAQLSYKDQKIETWAKTEDYEMRFQDINVEKENANPIDILSCTTTMEVGIDIGSLTAIGLRNVPPLRENYQQRAGRAGRRGTSLSTISVYAQGGPHDTYYFNNPEKIIKGKPRKPWIDIKSEKIICRHFNLVVFTRFFDTRVDSLYDCTTKDFVSQISIFEEFVNRIIFTEEEIDVLFVKHETDAFKTKLLKDIDNFVNAFDGDDKKKLFDDLFTTGILPTYSFPLDVVEFNIEGFDGSTKLSPQRGIDIALSEYAPGRTIVVDKKTYKSGGIYSPMIRKDIENFYKPALPYFKEENGFYRHVYMCKNPLCGWFGKTMPQNNVCPFCGKQLEEDSERNVIRPWGFAPINAKEISESELDSELTYTDEPCYSATPSIDLKETKYPNLRICNRTNEEVIILNKGNYSEGFDICRDCGAAQPHNDKSLKENGIGAPFTYKGSRVTCSHRNTEEGVFLGTSFRTDMFFMQIYIDVNKITDDDLILKSAAITLYETMKLSASRILDISYNDLAIGTRTRSDGTSKFVDIYFYDSLSSGAGYSTQIEANLDEIFKDSAEVLMNDDNQDICNFWNQRLQHFFNKKVALDLLTWITKSKLHEDFSTTETENICVPLTNILSNENVGTWSIADDMLTISGNKFKISHAFLRKKTQGYSDFEITYSLPNVIEQIKRII from the coding sequence ATGAAGAACGTTTTAAGCATAAGAAAAACTCATGATTTGATGAAAGATCGTTTTGTCGATTACATTACAAGCCAGTATTTTGGCGAAAATCAACTATTGTTAAATTCTGCAGATGAGCTTTTAAGAAACAACACCAATCTCTTTCAGAAACCGTTTATCGAATCAACCCCATCATATAAGAAAGTAAAAGATGGTATAAAGAATTCCAATATTGATGAAAAGGTTAAAAAATTTTTCTTAGCATTAATTGATAAGAAACTTGGAGTCTTTGAAACTCCTTTTAAACATCAGGTTGATTCTTTGGAACAATTTGTTGAGGGAAGAAATTTGTTCGTGGCAACAGGAACTGGATCAGGTAAAACTGAATGTTTTATGTGGCCAATAATTTATAAATTGGTAAACGAAGCTATAAATGCGCCAAAGACATGGGAAACGAGAGGCGTTAGAACAATTGTTATTTACCCGATGAACGCCTTGGTTTCTGATCAAATCGCAAGGCTTAGATCTATTATCGGTGATCAGAAAAATGAGTTTGTAAAGTTTTTAAATGCATTTGCCCCTAATGAACGAAGACCACAATTTGGCATGTACACTGGTAGAACGCCATATTCCGGGAATGGTATTTCAAAGAAAAACAACAAAGAAATCGCCGATTCCTATGAAAAGAGCTATTTAATCGAGGATGCTTTAACCGAGGAAGAAAAAGTTGAGAAAGAAAAAGATATTGAAGGGTTAAAGAGAATAAATAAATATCCTTCTATAAATATGAAAACCTTTGTCAACGCTTTAAGAAGCGATACACCTGGAGATTATGATTCTTCAAATGATGCTGAACTAATGCTTCGATACGAAATGCAAAGACATTGTCCAGACATTTTGATTACAAACTATTCTATGCTTGAATATATGCTTGTTAGGAAAGTTGAAAGTAATATTTGGTATAGCACAATTAATTGGCTAAATCAGAGCAAAGACAACAAAATCCTCATCGTCATTGATGAAGCTCATATGTATTCTGGCGCGAGTGGTGGCGAGGTTGCTTTCTTGATTAGAAGATTACTCTCTAAACTTGGAATAAATAATGATAGAATTCAGTTCATCATGACAAGCGCCAGTATGCCACACGGCAGTGAAGAGGATATGGTTTATATTCGAAATTTTGTTGAGGCAATCTCTACTTGCAGGGATGACACTTTTGAGTATAACTTTGGTGAAACTGAAGATGTTGTTTTAAACAATCCAATAAAATTCGACGTTAAAGCGTTAGCAGATCTTGCCTTGAAAAATGATGTTTTATCTGATGAAACTATTGCTCAGAATATAAGAATATTTGCCAAAGAAATATTTGGCGAAGAAATAAAAAACAATGAGCAGTTATGGTTATACAAAAACATTTCAAGATATGAGCCCTTTGTAAAATTGCTCAATTTATGTAAGGGCAACGCAGTTTCATATAATGAAATGCAGGATGAGACCATCGGACAACTTGATGAGCAAGGCAATAAAGCATTTGAAAATTTACTTCTTTTAGCACCTCTAGCAAAAGATGACGGAGGAAATGTTTTATTCCCGGCTCGGATTCATTTGTTCTTTAGAGGATTGAACGGAATATATGCTTGCTTGAATCCGGAATGTCACCACCCACATGCAGGAGACGATGTTAAAATCGGGGCGCTTTTCACAAGAGAGAAAGAGCAATGCCCATATTGTCATTCAAAAGTTTTTGAATTAATTAATGATAGGCGTTGTGGCGCCTTATTTATCAAAACATTTATTCATAAAGACGCAATAAATGCAATCGAAGTGAACTGCTGGCCCAGAAAAGGGATAGATGAGAAAGAAGAATTAATGGAATGTCCCTTGTTTATTCTGCCTCCAAATTATGATTTGGAATCTAGGCCTAAAAACACAGAGCTAGCTTACTTTGACTTTATGTCTGGAAAACTATATTCAAGGAACATCAATAAGAAGACATGCATCCGAGTGTTGAAAAGCAGTGTATTTGATACGGATGAGGTTCATTTCGAAGCATGTCCTAAATGTGGAAAAAGATTCAAATTCATTGGTCTATCAGACTTTAAAGTTAAGGGCAATCTTCCTTTTTACAGCATCATAAAAGCTCAGTTTGATGCTCAGCCAATGACGAAAGAACCATCAAAATTTCTTCCCAATGGCGGTAAAAAAGTATTGTTATTTTCAGACTCAAGACAATCTGCCGCAATTTTAGCAAGAGACCTCACTAAACTATCGGATGCTGATGCATTTAAAAAAGCAATTTACCTTGCTATGGGAAAAGTGTATTCATCGGTAGAAAGCAATGAACTGCCAATGAATTATCTATATCCTGCTTTTGTTGAAACATCTATTGAAAACAAATTACGATTCTTCTACGGAAAAGAATTAGATAAATTCGAAGAAGATAAAAAGAGATTGGCCAGATTGCTAGAGAGAAATAAGCGACTAAACCGTAAAAATGATTACTCTAGGATGCAAAGCGAATTAAATACGCCCTGCGCGATGTACCAGGCTGATTTAATCGAACTTTTTTGCAGTCCGACAATTAGTTTCCACAATCTAGGCTTAGGATATATCGCTCCATTAAAAGAAAAGCTTGAAGATGCTTTGTTGGATATTGATGAGCCCAGATTAACCGAAGATGAGTTCATCAAAATTTTCTTATCATTTATCTGTCAAGCTTTTACGGATTCCTTTGCCTTTGATAATACAGTTCCTGAAAACATAAGAAAAGAAGTGAAGTATATTAAAGGAAATCGTTATGGCTTTAACAAATACGATTCTTATATCAATGAGAAAATTAAAGAAAAATATCCGTTAAGTTATTCGAAAATATATGACGCAATCGTGCAAAACTTTTTTCGCAAAGAAGATGAGTATTATTTTTTAAATCTACAGACCGCGAAGATTGTTTTAACGGATGCTGATTATGCTAAGTGGGTTCGTTGCAAGAGATGTGAATCAATTCATCCATTTTCAATTGAAAATCGTTGCTCTATTTGCGGCTCTAGCAACATAGAAGAGAGAAACGTTAAGGATCTAAAGCAAATTGATTATTGGAGAAAACCCATTGTTAGTGAAGAAATAATAAAATCATTAAACACCGAAGAACACACTGCTCAATTGTCTTATAAAGATCAGAAAATCGAGACTTGGGCTAAAACCGAAGACTACGAGATGCGTTTCCAAGATATTAATGTAGAAAAGGAAAATGCCAATCCTATTGATATTTTAAGTTGCACAACAACCATGGAAGTTGGTATTGATATTGGATCTTTAACTGCTATAGGCTTGAGAAATGTCCCTCCTTTAAGAGAAAATTATCAACAAAGGGCGGGCCGAGCCGGTAGAAGAGGAACCTCTTTGTCAACGATTTCAGTATATGCACAAGGCGGCCCCCATGACACTTATTACTTCAACAATCCAGAAAAGATCATTAAAGGAAAGCCGAGAAAACCCTGGATTGATATTAAGAGCGAAAAAATTATCTGCAGACATTTCAATCTGGTCGTCTTTACCAGGTTCTTTGATACAAGGGTGGATTCATTATATGATTGCACGACTAAAGATTTTGTGTCTCAAATTTCAATATTTGAAGAGTTTGTCAATAGAATAATCTTCACCGAGGAAGAAATTGATGTTTTGTTTGTCAAACATGAGACAGACGCCTTCAAGACGAAACTTCTCAAAGATATTGATAATTTTGTTAATGCTTTTGATGGTGATGATAAGAAGAAACTGTTTGATGATTTATTTACAACAGGTATTTTACCAACATATTCATTCCCGTTAGACGTCGTCGAATTTAATATTGAAGGGTTTGACGGATCAACAAAATTATCTCCTCAAAGAGGAATTGACATTGCCTTAAGTGAATATGCTCCAGGGAGGACCATAGTGGTGGATAAGAAGACTTATAAATCCGGTGGCATTTATTCGCCAATGATACGTAAAGACATTGAGAATTTTTATAAACCGGCACTGCCTTATTTCAAAGAAGAAAACGGTTTTTATAGACATGTTTATATGTGTAAAAACCCTTTGTGTGGCTGGTTTGGAAAAACAATGCCACAAAACAACGTCTGTCCGTTCTGTGGAAAACAACTTGAGGAAGATTCGGAAAGAAACGTTATCAGACCGTGGGGGTTTGCACCTATTAATGCAAAAGAAATTTCAGAAAGCGAATTAGACTCTGAACTCACTTATACGGATGAACCTTGTTACTCAGCCACCCCATCAATTGATTTGAAAGAAACAAAATATCCGAACTTAAGGATTTGTAATAGAACTAACGAAGAAGTAATTATCCTAAATAAAGGAAACTATTCTGAAGGTTTTGATATTTGTAGAGATTGTGGAGCAGCGCAACCTCATAATGATAAATCATTAAAGGAAAATGGTATTGGTGCGCCTTTTACATACAAAGGATCAAGAGTTACATGCAGTCATAGAAACACAGAAGAAGGTGTCTTTTTAGGGACAAGTTTTCGAACAGACATGTTTTTCATGCAAATTTATATTGATGTAAACAAAATTACAGATGATGATTTGATTTTGAAATCAGCCGCAATTACTTTATACGAAACAATGAAGTTGTCCGCTAGTAGAATACTTGATATTTCTTATAACGACTTAGCGATAGGAACTAGAACTAGAAGTGATGGAACTAGCAAGTTTGTTGATATTTATTTCTATGATAGCTTGTCAAGCGGTGCTGGATATTCAACTCAAATCGAAGCAAATCTTGATGAAATATTTAAAGACTCTGCAGAAGTTTTAATGAATGATGACAATCAAGATATATGTAATTTCTGGAATCAGAGATTACAGCATTTCTTTAATAAAAAGGTTGCTTTAGATTTGCTAACTTGGATTACTAAATCAAAATTACATGAAGACTTCTCTACAACCGAAACTGAGAATATTTGTGTTCCGTTGACAAATATTTTGAGTAACGAAAATGTTGGAACCTGGTCCATAGCTGACGACATGTTGACTATATCAGGCAATAAATTCAAGATTTCACACGCGTTCTTAAGAAAGAAAACACAAGGATATAGTGATTTCGAAATCACATATTCGTTGCCTAATGTCATTGAGCAAATAAAGAGGATTATTTAG
- a CDS encoding helix-turn-helix domain-containing protein produces the protein MTLGQKLKSLRIEKDLTQKGLAEQLNVSFQTISKWENDENEPDITTLKTLTKIYGCSYDYLFEDGNKDNKTIDDESEIVLEQEKNKISTCCDCGKELLHNDIVHNIERRTSSGVKEMVTICDACFKKHEEEIDRRTQEVEDSMKAKPSDIKKDKGIFHKITDRNDKKPLIWAIIFGILSLVVTLIICLVNYESVGIVWTICAPLIIGYTFVSTIYCIFTASYVSDVFMEVSSWSIRFPGLIFSWNLDGFIWLIAMKILFLILGFLFGVAVFLLALGLSVILSVFSFVPLLIYNKTHY, from the coding sequence GTGACACTAGGACAGAAACTCAAAAGCTTAAGAATTGAAAAAGACTTAACACAAAAGGGACTAGCAGAGCAATTGAATGTCTCTTTTCAAACCATTAGCAAATGGGAAAATGATGAAAATGAGCCTGATATTACGACTTTGAAGACACTTACCAAAATTTATGGTTGTTCGTACGATTATTTATTTGAGGATGGAAATAAGGATAACAAAACAATCGACGACGAAAGTGAAATTGTGCTCGAACAAGAAAAAAATAAAATCAGCACGTGTTGTGATTGCGGTAAAGAGTTACTTCATAATGATATAGTTCATAATATTGAAAGAAGAACTTCTTCGGGTGTAAAAGAGATGGTTACAATTTGTGACGCATGTTTTAAAAAACATGAAGAAGAAATTGATAGACGCACTCAGGAAGTCGAAGACTCTATGAAAGCAAAACCTTCAGATATCAAAAAAGATAAAGGTATTTTTCATAAAATAACTGATAGAAACGATAAAAAGCCTTTGATTTGGGCGATTATATTTGGAATATTATCGCTGGTTGTTACGCTTATTATTTGCCTTGTGAACTATGAAAGTGTGGGAATTGTTTGGACCATCTGCGCTCCTCTCATTATAGGATACACATTTGTTTCAACGATATACTGCATTTTTACAGCCTCATACGTAAGTGATGTCTTTATGGAAGTGTCTTCATGGTCCATCCGTTTTCCTGGGCTGATTTTTAGTTGGAATTTAGATGGCTTTATATGGTTGATTGCCATGAAGATTTTATTTTTAATTCTTGGATTTTTGTTTGGGGTTGCAGTGTTCTTGCTGGCGCTGGGATTATCCGTAATTTTGTCGGTTTTTTCTTTTGTTCCTTTACTCATTTATAATAAAACACATTATTAG
- a CDS encoding DUF5050 domain-containing protein, whose protein sequence is MKKRFVVIPLVLVLLLASCDTSSNNSSSSGSSGSGSSSLEPAKEDFNDVFFDSGTFIYDGGSHILSEVRGVPDNTNIVYTGREAYTDVGTYPATAKLTKEGYNDKTLNASLTISPADFSGLVYESVTITYDGKEHINDVKLVGVLPPDTSTEETVTNAEGEQVTSAIEVGTYTYEVVITNKNYTQLTKSATLTIKAQKKDMPVFVSSDGKTYFSNGLHNSYLYSWDSADGLNLIDYSSPKEFNKYSSTEAIFITGSAFLNSAKQIKNGDVNVLYTDGNIDDFVKYSESVYYYSSNSLKADKSGIYRVDSTDSDAEPIVTKVFTGKSDNLSIYGNSLYFSNGNDSKHLYRMNLSTNTISLVLNEKVHEYVIDGNRLYCTVNGLLNDYIGYVDLTDTSFELTKITDYAGEYLTIKNGYLYFNCTDLVAHIDSSIKGVWRINLSSLAKEHIFATEDVNGFDVDSLSTLVYIDTEDYHLYRYDIDSKAKVDLLADFVAPEEIPLNTGGKTISIGTKTYFLNMYAGKTLYVYDEVAKKSSQLTSNKIADFFIYDGIMYFNQVTMLTNNDLYTVNLSTGGEATKLSPNDVRNMVSDGTYIYATHYNFAGASGGISRMKLDGTDYVKFSECNGAKNLTIRDEKLYYINSSTGQDNGDIEFISLNSITSSSENLGGTNLSQDIKNVKQFAFDNDNIFYIYNGTIENSVRRTDFASLDAGIKLASSKTNPSEIILSGEYVYYYSYAATASGSAGFYRVRKTASGDGTQELILGYNNLYYASSLSISASGYLYFLNYIPKLVLGNAHFYQINLDTKAISEIN, encoded by the coding sequence ATGAAAAAAAGGTTTGTGGTTATTCCGTTGGTGTTGGTTCTATTATTAGCATCCTGCGACACTTCATCAAACAATTCTAGCAGTTCGGGTTCTAGCGGCTCGGGTTCCAGCAGTTTGGAACCGGCAAAGGAAGATTTTAACGACGTTTTCTTCGATAGTGGCACGTTTATATATGACGGCGGCTCCCACATTCTTTCTGAAGTGAGGGGTGTGCCGGACAATACAAATATTGTTTATACAGGACGAGAAGCTTATACCGATGTTGGAACATATCCGGCAACGGCTAAGTTAACAAAAGAAGGCTATAATGATAAAACTTTAAATGCCAGTCTTACGATTAGTCCCGCTGATTTTAGTGGCTTGGTATATGAAAGTGTTACCATAACATATGATGGGAAAGAACACATTAATGATGTCAAATTAGTGGGTGTTCTTCCTCCCGACACCTCAACGGAAGAAACAGTAACAAATGCGGAGGGTGAACAAGTTACCAGTGCGATTGAAGTCGGAACTTATACATATGAGGTTGTTATTACAAATAAAAATTATACTCAGTTAACAAAGAGTGCGACTTTAACCATAAAAGCCCAAAAGAAAGATATGCCAGTGTTTGTTTCTAGTGATGGGAAAACATATTTTTCAAATGGTTTACATAACTCTTATCTATATTCTTGGGATTCCGCTGACGGCTTAAATCTGATTGATTATTCATCGCCTAAAGAATTTAACAAATATAGTAGCACAGAAGCTATTTTTATTACTGGATCGGCCTTTTTAAATTCGGCCAAACAAATTAAAAATGGTGACGTTAATGTTTTATATACTGATGGAAATATTGACGATTTTGTAAAATATAGTGAATCCGTATATTACTACTCAAGCAATTCATTAAAAGCGGATAAATCTGGAATTTATAGGGTAGATTCGACGGACTCAGATGCGGAACCGATTGTGACAAAAGTCTTCACCGGAAAGAGTGACAATCTCTCCATCTACGGAAATAGTCTTTATTTTTCCAATGGCAATGACAGCAAACATTTATATAGAATGAATTTATCCACAAACACGATTTCATTAGTACTAAATGAAAAAGTACATGAATATGTTATTGATGGAAATAGACTTTATTGCACGGTCAATGGCTTACTCAACGATTATATTGGATATGTAGACTTAACAGACACTAGTTTTGAATTAACAAAAATTACTGATTATGCAGGTGAGTACCTAACAATTAAAAACGGCTATCTTTACTTTAATTGTACTGATTTAGTTGCCCATATTGATTCTTCGATTAAAGGCGTGTGGCGAATTAATCTATCAAGCCTGGCAAAAGAGCATATCTTTGCAACTGAGGATGTGAATGGTTTTGATGTAGACTCCTTATCTACACTAGTTTATATCGATACTGAAGATTATCATTTATATCGTTATGATATTGATTCAAAAGCCAAAGTAGACTTGTTAGCAGACTTTGTTGCTCCTGAAGAAATACCATTAAATACTGGCGGAAAAACTATTTCCATAGGTACCAAAACATACTTTTTAAATATGTATGCCGGCAAGACACTATATGTTTACGATGAGGTAGCAAAGAAAAGTTCTCAACTTACTTCTAATAAAATTGCCGACTTCTTTATTTATGACGGCATTATGTACTTTAACCAAGTAACAATGCTAACGAATAATGATTTATACACTGTTAACTTATCAACTGGTGGGGAAGCGACAAAATTGAGTCCCAACGATGTTAGAAATATGGTTTCCGATGGAACCTATATCTACGCTACCCATTATAATTTTGCTGGTGCCAGCGGTGGCATTTCAAGAATGAAATTAGACGGCACTGATTATGTGAAATTTTCCGAGTGCAATGGGGCCAAAAATTTAACTATTAGAGACGAAAAACTCTATTATATCAACTCCTCAACCGGCCAGGACAATGGTGACATCGAATTTATTTCTCTAAATTCAATTACCTCTTCTTCAGAAAACCTAGGGGGGACAAATCTTTCTCAAGATATTAAGAACGTTAAGCAGTTTGCATTTGATAACGATAATATCTTTTATATCTATAACGGAACAATCGAAAACTCTGTCAGAAGGACTGATTTCGCATCTTTAGACGCGGGGATTAAACTTGCAAGCAGTAAAACAAATCCGAGCGAGATTATCTTAAGTGGTGAATACGTTTATTATTATTCTTATGCCGCTACTGCTTCAGGCAGTGCAGGATTTTATAGGGTTAGAAAGACGGCATCAGGTGATGGAACGCAAGAATTAATTCTCGGGTATAATAATCTATATTATGCTTCTAGTCTATCAATTTCAGCATCGGGCTATCTTTATTTTTTGAACTATATTCCTAAATTAGTGCTTGGGAATGCCCATTTTTATCAAATCAATCTAGACACTAAAGCAATAAGCGAAATAAATTAG
- a CDS encoding N-acetyltransferase, producing MLRIIKETKKYYHQAEECIQRAFWNVYMPGCEEHYLVHKMRNSPNYISNLSFLALDNDYVVGAIYGSIAKYNSDDIITFGPLGVDPKYQHQGIGGMLVQEFIKEVKKIGYKAVVITGVPEYYPRFGFQDCYKLGIRMDDGTQFPALMGLELEKGYFDNNPGIFKEAAVFFGLDRNEVEKYNSLFPPLEKKVLPGQWKK from the coding sequence ATGTTAAGAATTATTAAAGAGACAAAAAAGTATTATCATCAAGCGGAAGAATGCATTCAAAGGGCCTTCTGGAATGTTTATATGCCTGGTTGTGAAGAACATTATTTGGTGCATAAAATGAGAAATTCACCGAATTATATTTCTAATTTATCGTTTCTTGCTCTAGACAATGATTATGTTGTGGGAGCGATATATGGGAGTATAGCTAAATATAATAGTGATGATATCATTACCTTTGGTCCTTTGGGCGTAGATCCTAAGTACCAGCATCAGGGTATCGGGGGAATGCTAGTACAGGAATTTATCAAAGAAGTTAAAAAAATTGGCTATAAAGCTGTTGTGATAACGGGTGTGCCGGAGTATTATCCACGTTTTGGGTTCCAAGATTGTTATAAGTTAGGAATTAGGATGGACGATGGGACTCAATTTCCGGCTTTGATGGGCCTAGAATTAGAAAAAGGATATTTTGATAACAATCCCGGCATTTTTAAAGAAGCAGCGGTGTTTTTTGGCTTGGATCGAAATGAAGTCGAAAAATATAATAGCCTCTTTCCGCCTTTAGAAAAAAAGGTTTTACCTGGCCAGTGGAAAAAGTAA
- a CDS encoding pyridoxamine 5'-phosphate oxidase family protein, which yields MLNEQIKAILDERFKKDSLLALATINGDYPSVRTVNVYYENECFYIITHALSNKMKHIDHNPHVALSGEWFSAHGVAINLGYFGKDENKKLANKLAKVFSSWINNGHNNFADKNTIILCIRLNNGVLFSNGTRYELTFGV from the coding sequence ATGTTAAATGAACAGATTAAAGCCATTTTGGACGAACGATTTAAAAAAGACTCGCTGCTGGCTTTAGCAACCATAAACGGTGACTACCCGAGTGTTAGAACAGTAAATGTCTATTATGAAAATGAGTGCTTTTATATTATTACGCACGCCTTATCCAATAAAATGAAGCATATTGACCATAATCCACATGTTGCTCTATCTGGAGAGTGGTTTTCAGCGCATGGAGTGGCTATTAATCTAGGGTATTTTGGCAAAGACGAAAATAAAAAATTAGCCAATAAACTAGCGAAGGTTTTTTCTTCGTGGATTAATAACGGGCATAACAATTTTGCCGATAAAAATACCATTATTCTCTGTATTAGATTAAATAATGGGGTTCTTTTTAGTAATGGAACCAGATATGAACTTACTTTTGGGGTATAA
- a CDS encoding dihydropteridine reductase, with product MNTDKIYAEHVAQEYSIKDASKVIALKKLDKRAKLPASIFTYTFGIFSSLVLGVGMCLSMEVIGPQTPAMFILGIIIGLLGFAGCGFNYPIYSKILEKSKRKYAADIIALANEITD from the coding sequence ATGAATACAGATAAAATTTATGCCGAGCATGTCGCTCAAGAATATTCGATTAAAGATGCGTCTAAGGTAATCGCGCTTAAAAAATTAGATAAGCGAGCCAAATTGCCCGCAAGTATCTTCACCTACACCTTTGGCATTTTTTCTTCATTAGTGTTAGGCGTTGGCATGTGTTTGTCAATGGAGGTAATCGGGCCCCAAACCCCCGCCATGTTTATCCTCGGAATTATAATAGGATTACTAGGATTCGCTGGCTGTGGATTCAATTATCCGATTTATAGCAAGATCTTAGAAAAGTCAAAAAGAAAATATGCCGCGGATATTATTGCCTTGGCTAATGAGATTACCGACTAA
- a CDS encoding TetR/AcrR family transcriptional regulator yields the protein MNKSESKYFNTARFFDEALINILNKKEYQFITVKEICKEAGVNRSTFYLHYETINDLLEETIEYYENKFFFSFQNQQSDFVNQITTIEFAKLDLITPAYLTPYLTYVKENKKLFKAFIGHPKTMNADKSYRQLSERIFMPILSRFNIPAAKQPFYISYFIHGMMAIMEEWIKEGCMTPIDEVIEIITNCVKHTNNGSII from the coding sequence ATGAATAAATCCGAATCGAAATATTTCAATACTGCTCGTTTTTTTGACGAAGCGCTGATTAATATTTTGAATAAAAAGGAATACCAATTTATTACAGTTAAGGAAATATGCAAGGAAGCTGGAGTTAATCGCTCGACTTTCTATCTGCATTATGAAACGATTAATGATCTTCTAGAGGAGACGATAGAATACTATGAAAATAAATTCTTTTTCTCTTTTCAAAATCAGCAAAGTGACTTTGTCAATCAAATCACTACGATAGAATTTGCGAAGTTGGATTTAATCACTCCTGCCTATTTAACCCCCTATTTGACCTATGTTAAAGAAAATAAAAAACTATTTAAAGCATTTATCGGTCACCCTAAGACAATGAATGCCGATAAAAGTTATCGCCAATTAAGCGAAAGAATATTTATGCCGATTCTCAGCCGTTTTAACATACCTGCCGCAAAACAGCCATTTTATATTTCCTATTTTATTCACGGCATGATGGCTATTATGGAGGAGTGGATCAAGGAAGGATGCATGACGCCAATTGACGAGGTGATTGAAATAATAACTAACTGTGTTAAACACACCAATAACGGCAGTATTATTTAA